Proteins encoded by one window of Cylindrospermum stagnale PCC 7417:
- a CDS encoding polysaccharide deacetylase family protein, translating into MQLAPLFPIIYRILQPSFPNCLWCGDGKNKAIALTFDDGPHPLYTPQVLAVLDRYKIPASFFWLGAGVNHSPDVAKEVCDRGHWIGLHGYDHRSFPLLSSTDLKQSLEKTQAAIYNACNLQPEQIRDVRPPNGLFTPATLKLFLQWNYRPVMWSVVPEDWVRPGVTTVVQRVLQQVKNGSLIVLHDGVCGGQDVAATIEILIPKLLQQGYKFVTVDTLWGNSRI; encoded by the coding sequence ATGCAGTTAGCACCTCTGTTTCCGATTATTTACCGCATTCTCCAACCGAGTTTTCCCAACTGTCTCTGGTGTGGGGATGGGAAAAATAAAGCGATCGCTCTCACATTTGATGATGGACCCCATCCGCTATACACACCGCAGGTTTTGGCAGTTTTAGACCGTTACAAAATTCCAGCCAGTTTCTTTTGGTTGGGTGCTGGCGTCAACCATTCACCAGATGTTGCCAAAGAAGTATGCGATCGCGGACACTGGATCGGATTACATGGTTACGATCATCGCTCTTTTCCTCTGCTCTCTTCAACTGACCTCAAGCAGAGTTTAGAAAAAACTCAAGCAGCTATCTATAACGCTTGCAACTTGCAACCTGAACAAATACGCGATGTTCGTCCCCCCAATGGTTTATTCACACCCGCCACTTTAAAATTATTCCTTCAGTGGAATTATCGTCCAGTAATGTGGAGCGTTGTTCCAGAAGATTGGGTGCGTCCAGGTGTCACTACTGTAGTGCAGCGAGTGCTTCAGCAGGTGAAAAACGGCTCGTTGATTGTCTTGCATGATGGTGTTTGCGGTGGACAGGATGTTGCTGCCACAATCGAAATACTCATTCCCAAACTACTACAACAAGGCTATAAATTTGTAACAGTTGATACTCTATGGGGAAATTCAAGAATTTGA